Proteins from a single region of Nomia melanderi isolate GNS246 chromosome 9, iyNomMela1, whole genome shotgun sequence:
- the LOC143174932 gene encoding uncharacterized protein LOC143174932, which yields MLFDLRRRRVRSASRTIFFFFYPVAADGGGGGGGGDAAADASASASGGFTESRKSETRPCTKGDDRDDGRRKDVLMEFKPPGEEVFRARREVDPVFATDHSEPF from the exons ATGTTATTCGACCTCCGGAGACGAAGGGTACGATCAGCTTCGCGAactatcttcttcttcttctacccGGTGGCTGCcgatggcggtggcggtggtggtggtggtgatgctGCCGCTGATGCTTCTGCGTCTGCTTCTGGTGGCTTTACAGAAAGCAGAAAAAGTGAAACAAGACCGTGCACAAAGGGAGACGATCGAGATGACGGGAGGAGGAAGGACGTACTGATGGAATTCAAG CCTCCGGGAGAGGAAGTCTTTCGAGCGAGACGTGAAGTGGACCCCGTCTTCGCTACCGATCACTCGGAACCGTTCTGA